A single region of the Pristis pectinata isolate sPriPec2 chromosome 25, sPriPec2.1.pri, whole genome shotgun sequence genome encodes:
- the cd79b gene encoding B-cell antigen receptor complex-associated protein beta chain has product MAFSAGKSCPVLNILIFILTIATGVLCNELKVSYSAPYRAVTKGNNVTLHCFIENLPADNNRNIKWYKHGQPPTELKSAITRNREAWLRISNANKLHSGIYYCGLQKENVEKLQCGAEVNVQMKSTDVKRLKSADTMKDMLILIQGILLVLCLTLPGMLFFGKNNQRKKKNDEAETYHMYEGLEVMQTAMYEDIGNMRPSEDKWSAAEQPNE; this is encoded by the exons ATGGCTTTCTCTGCTGGGAAATCATGTCCAGTATTAAACATCTTGATCTTTATCCTCACCATTGCAACTG GTGTGCTATGTAATGAGTTGAAGGTTAGCTACTCTGCGCCTTATCGAGCTGTTACGAAAGGAAACAATGTCACCCTGCACTGTTTCATTGAAAACTTGCCTGCGGACAATAATAGAAACATCAAGTGGTATAAACATGGACAACCTCCCACTGAATTGAAAAGTGCAATCACTAGGAACCGCGAAGCCTGGCTTAGAATTTCCAATGCAAATAAATTGCATTCAGGAATTTACTACTGTGGTCTCCAGAAGGAAAACGTTGAGAAACTTCAGTGTGGGGCAGAAGTGAATGTGCAAATGA AATCCACTGATGTGAAAAGGCTGAAATCTGCGGACACAATGAAAGACATGTTGATTTTAATCCAGGGAATATTGTTGGTCCTTTGTCTCACTCTGCCAGGAATGCTGTTTTTTGGCAAA AACaatcaaaggaaaaagaaaaatgatGAAGCCGAGACTTACCACATGTATGAG GGTTTGGAAGTTATGCAAACAGCCATGTATGAGGACATTGGCAACATGAGACCATCTGAAGATAAATGGTCTGCTGCTGAGCAGCCTAACGAGTAA